From Actinosynnema mirum DSM 43827, a single genomic window includes:
- a CDS encoding M48 family metalloprotease gives MTLPPREAGAPRARYALLVAVLLTAAVYSGNLIFYTAFGEWFGTALKACVNAGSDLPPLERAAGFQRCGAPYEQARTAFAFLFALLAAALGWVVLRRLPARLHRRAGITRAAGARWQEEAAEAVRSLGGRVVPVVEFGSTCREAFTVRAGGRVRIVLPYGVLALPRPEASALLRHECAHVAAGDVDRVWLTRAVWWATPVVLPLPLPWLRSETSFALDYAVRAALLLALVWVVSRSVLRSREHAADLLSTRDSTTGLDALLRRAVDQPRPWFRSLAALHPSTRHRLDVLARGEVERHVRAAEGFAFGALAGLVQPLLSHFVQSALLPSAGLRVTTLALALVPGVLLGCAWGPTVWRSRTTADVRPVRDRLTSALGLPLGVVVGMALSLIGTGTPLIEPATAWTWGFTVVTLIGATALCEGAAALWHRCRPGGSPRWAGALAALLFTGVLEAVFSFRPMIELGGLVGVWLSLTYTPFLALLAGNLVVAALAWRTAVGSRVRVLLLAVAVTVLAAVPRLALAGEATEENALDHLLLNAVLATAAGLVVFAARVVAAGRAGIAEGVAGAWVTTPLTALALTLEFGQPQHVVWLALKQSTAHLALLLLLTAAVAAALTAARDRTPVAREPVVEPSRT, from the coding sequence ATGACTCTCCCACCGCGTGAGGCCGGCGCTCCGCGCGCCCGGTACGCGCTGCTGGTGGCGGTCCTGCTCACGGCGGCGGTGTACTCGGGCAACCTGATCTTCTACACCGCGTTCGGCGAGTGGTTCGGCACCGCGCTGAAGGCGTGCGTGAACGCGGGGTCCGACCTGCCGCCCCTGGAGCGGGCGGCCGGGTTCCAGCGCTGCGGAGCGCCCTACGAGCAGGCGCGGACGGCGTTCGCCTTCCTGTTCGCCCTGCTCGCCGCGGCCCTCGGGTGGGTGGTGCTGCGGCGCCTGCCCGCGCGGTTGCACCGGCGGGCCGGGATCACCCGCGCGGCCGGGGCGCGCTGGCAGGAGGAGGCCGCCGAGGCGGTGCGGTCGTTGGGCGGCCGGGTCGTCCCCGTCGTGGAGTTCGGCTCCACCTGCCGGGAGGCGTTCACCGTCCGGGCGGGCGGCCGGGTGCGGATCGTGCTCCCCTACGGCGTGCTCGCGCTGCCCAGGCCGGAGGCGTCCGCGCTGCTGCGGCACGAGTGCGCGCACGTGGCCGCCGGTGACGTCGACCGGGTGTGGCTGACCAGGGCGGTGTGGTGGGCGACCCCGGTGGTGCTGCCGCTGCCGCTGCCGTGGCTGAGGTCGGAGACGTCGTTCGCGCTCGACTACGCGGTCCGCGCGGCGCTGCTGCTGGCGCTGGTCTGGGTGGTGTCGCGCAGCGTGCTGCGCTCGCGCGAGCACGCGGCCGACCTGCTGTCCACCCGCGATTCCACCACCGGGCTGGACGCGCTGCTGCGCAGGGCCGTGGACCAGCCCCGCCCGTGGTTCCGCTCGCTGGCCGCGCTGCACCCGTCCACCCGGCACCGGCTGGACGTGCTGGCGCGCGGCGAGGTGGAGCGGCACGTCCGCGCGGCGGAGGGGTTCGCGTTCGGCGCGCTGGCCGGGCTCGTCCAGCCGCTGCTGTCGCACTTCGTGCAGTCCGCGCTGCTGCCGAGCGCGGGTCTGCGGGTGACCACGCTGGCACTGGCCCTCGTGCCCGGGGTGCTGCTGGGCTGCGCCTGGGGCCCGACGGTGTGGCGCTCCCGCACGACGGCGGACGTCCGGCCGGTCCGGGACCGGCTCACGAGCGCGCTGGGCCTGCCGCTGGGGGTCGTGGTGGGCATGGCGCTGTCGCTGATCGGCACGGGCACCCCGCTGATCGAGCCGGCGACCGCGTGGACCTGGGGTTTCACCGTCGTCACGCTGATCGGCGCGACCGCCCTGTGCGAGGGGGCCGCCGCGCTGTGGCACCGGTGCCGGCCGGGTGGCTCGCCCCGGTGGGCAGGCGCGCTCGCGGCGCTGCTGTTCACCGGCGTGCTGGAGGCGGTCTTCTCGTTCCGCCCCATGATCGAGCTGGGTGGGCTGGTCGGGGTGTGGCTGTCGCTGACCTACACGCCGTTCCTGGCGCTGCTGGCGGGCAACCTGGTCGTCGCGGCGCTGGCCTGGCGCACGGCGGTCGGAAGCCGGGTGCGGGTGCTGCTGCTCGCCGTGGCCGTGACAGTGCTCGCCGCCGTGCCCCGCCTGGCGCTGGCGGGCGAGGCCACCGAGGAGAACGCGCTGGACCACCTGCTGCTGAACGCCGTCCTGGCCACCGCCGCCGGGCTGGTGGTGTTCGCGGCACGGGTCGTGGCCGCCGGCCGGGCCGGGATCGCCGAGGGCGTCGCGGGCGCGTGGGTCACGACACCGCTGACCGCGCTGGCGCTCACCCTGGAGTTCGGCCAACCGCAGCACGTGGTGTGGTTGGCGCTGAAGCAGTCAACAGCGCACCTGGCACTCCTGCTGCTGCTCACGGCCGCCGTCGCCGCCGCGCTGACGGCCGCCCGCGACAGGACCCCGGTCGCGCGGGAGCCCGTGGTGGAGCCGAGCCGGACGTGA